CAATCCCTTAGGAATGTAATTAGAAAGTAGTTTATATGGAATTTGTTTTTAATGGTTTTTATACGCTAATTTCGGCGGTCATTGTTTTATTGTTGGGCCGCTTTCTTGTTAATCGAATTGATTTTTTAAAACGCTACAATATTCCCGAACCTGTAGCAGGTGGTTTGGTGGCTGCGGTCATTTCTCTACTTGTCCATACACTATGGGGATATTGCATTGTTTTTAGTAGCGAATTGCAAACTAGCTTTATGCTCGTATTCTTTGCTTCTATTGGTTTAAGTGCCAATTTTATGAAGCTTAAAGAAGGCGGTATGGCTTTGGTTATCTTCTTAGTCTGTGTAGCGTCGTTCATTGTTGTGCAAAATGCGGTAGGCATGAGTCTTGCGACTCTGCTTGGTCTTGATCCATTGATTGGTTTAATTGCTGGTTCAATTACTTTAACGGGTGGCCATGGTACAGCCGGAGCTTGGGGTGAAATTTTAGAAACTCAGCATGGCATTCAGGGCGCTCTAGCTTTGGGAATGGCAAGTGCGACTTTTGGCTTGATTATTGGTGGTGTAATTGGTGGCCCATTAGCGAAATTACTTATCAATCGTTACAACCTTGCACAACCGAAAACCAATGCTGAAATACAACAGCGTGATGGTCAAGTCGAACACAATTCGGATGACCTCGCGCCGTTTGAAAACCCGCATCAAGTTCGTTTAATTACTGCCGATAATGCAATTACTACACTAGGTATGTTTGCAGCGTGTTTAGCGTTTGCTGAATTTATGACAGGCTTTAGTAAGGGAACTTGGTTTGAGTTACCAACCTTCGTTTGGGCACTGGGCGGCGGCGTAATCTTAAGAAATATTTTAGAAAGCGTGTTGAAAATTGATATTTTCGACCGTGCGATTGATGTTTTTGGTAATGCATCTTTGTCGCTTTACTTAGCAATGGCACTGCTTTCATTAAAACTTTGGCAACTTGCAGATTTGGCTGGGCCTCTTGTTGTGATTCTAGGTGCTCAAACCATTACGATGGCGTTATATGCAGCATTTGTGACGTTCCGTGTAATGGGCAAAAACTATGATGCAGCGGTGTTGTCAGCAGGGCATTGTGGTTTTGGTATGGGTGCAACGCCAACAGCCGTGGCAAATATGCAGGCAATTACTAACATGTATGGTCCATCGCATAAGGCATTTTTAATTGTTCCGCTTTGTGGTGCATTCTTTGTCGATTTAATTAATGCAACAGTTATTCAGCTCATGTTGAAATTCGTTGTTTAATCAAAAAAGCCCGTAAGGGCTTTTTTTATGAGTACTTAATTATGAATGTTAAAAAAAGACATATATTTTGTTCATACAGATACTCTAAATTTTCATTTTAGGATGATTTAACTCATTTTATTTTTAGGATACTTTTTCTTAAAACTAATAATCGCCCTTAAACCTAGTTTCACATAGAATAAATTGCAGATAAATAAAATGAGAAATGTATGAGCTCAGAAGCACATTCAATTAGCTTGGTTGCTCCCGTGGTTTTATTGGCAGCGGCTGTCATTGCAGTCCCTATTTTTAAACGTATTGGCTTGGGTTCGGTATTAGGTTATTTAATTGCGGGTCTAATTATTGGCCCGTTTGGTTTTGCTTTTTTTCAAGATTCCACCGCAATTTTGCATATTGCTGAGTTGGGAATTGTGATGTACCTGTTTTTGATTGGCTTGGAGATGCAGCCATCACATTTGTGGAGTCTTAGGCGCGAAATTTTTGGTCTTGGTACACTACAGATCATTATTTGTGCTTTGGCTTTGACTGGCGTCGGGCTGTTATTTGGTTTTACGTGGCAAGTCGCTTTTATTGGTGCGGCAGGGTTTGTATTAACCTCGACTGCGATTGTGATGCAGTTATTAGGCGATCGGGGCGATTTGACTCAACCTCGTGGGCAAAAAATTGTAGCCATCTTACTTTTTGAAGATTTACTAATTGTACCTTTGCTGGCTATTGTCGCTTTTATGGCGCCGAATCATGTGGTCGAAAGCACATCTGTACGTCTAGAAAATATAGGAATTGGTTTACTTGCAATTGCAGGTCTGATTGCGGCAGGGTATTGGTTACTTAATCCATTATTTAGACTCTTGGCTGCTGCTAAAGCCCGAGAAGTCATGACTGCCGCCGCATTATTGGTGGTGTTGGGTGCAGCATTACTCATGCAAGTCAGCGGTTTGTCCATGGCAATGGGTGCTTTCTTAGCGGGTGTGCTTTTATCTGAATCGACCTTTAGACATCAAATTGAAGCTGATATTGAACCATTCCGAGGAATCTTGTTAGGTCTCTTTTTCCTTGGGGTCGGCATGTCATTGGATTTATCAGTTGTTGCTCAAAACTGGCAGCTCATTGTGAGTGGCGTAATTGCCCTAATGTTTGCTAAAGCACTCATGATTTATATTGTCGCCCGATTAACCAAAAGTCCTCATACTGAAGCATTGGACCGCGCTTTACTTATGGCTCAAGGTGGAGAGTTTGCTTTTGTACTTTTCTCTGCCGCGCTAAGTGCACAAGTCATTGATAGCACCGTTAAATCTAATCTTACTGCTATTGTGGTACTTTCAATGGTGTTGACCCCAATAGTGGGTATTCTTTTTAAACGTTTTACTCAAACTAAAGCGGATGTTTCATTAGAAAACGTCAATATTGCCGAGGGTTTAAGCGGTAGTGTTTTAATGATTGGTTTCGGGCGATTTGGGCAGGTAACCAGTCAATTGTTGTTAGCAAGAGGTGTTGATGTCACCATTATTGATAATAATACGGACATGATTCAAAACGCGGAAAAATTTGGTTTTAAAATTTATTATGGCGATGGTTGCCGTCTAGATATTTTACATGCTTCTGGCGCTGCAACAGCACAGGCAATTGTAGTGTGTGTCGACAGTAAGGAAACCACAAATAGAATTGTAGAACTTGTTACTCATGAATTTCCTTTGGCGAAATTATTAGTCCGCTCATATGACCGCGAGCACTCACTGCATTTAGTCAAACAAAAAGTGGACTTTATGATCCGTGAAACCTTTGAATCTGCGATTAAGTTTGGCGGAGTAATTTTACAAGAACTTGGCGTAGATGAAGACGAAGTAGAAAGAATTACCGAAGAAATTCGAGATCTGGATAACGAGCGTTTTGAAACTGAAATTGCAGCAGATGACGTAAATGCGGGAGTAGGTATGCAATATACACATACGCATCCAAGACCAACAGCGCCATTGATTCGACCAAAACGGGAAGGGCGGCTTTTAAACAAGGAAGATAACTCAGCTAGCGAGTCTTGATGAATATCAAGTTCATTAAAAGTTCTTCTAAAGAGAACTTTTAATGAACAATTTTATGGCGAAAAGAGCTTAAAGTGTTAAATCCAACTATAAGTGCTCTAATGCTGTGCCTTTAACAGGGTTTCTACGCCAGTAATAAGGTTGTAAAAATCTAAGAAAAAGCTTCCATGGTGTGATCCACGCGATGCGTCGGTTGGCTTTTTTGTTTTGCATAATTTGCTTTGCTAAATACGCACAGACGACTTCTGGTGAATCAATCACAAAGAAAAATAACCGTTTCATCTTTTTCCAATTTTGGATATTTCCATTGGTCCAAGACGAAACTAACAAATCGGTTGCCACCATGCCCGGACTTAGGGTGCCAGTTAAAATTGATGTCGATATGGTCTCTTTATAAAGTGCTTTACTAAAATAACTTACCGCTCGTTTGGTAGTTGCATAAGGCGTCATACCTGCACTCCATTCGCCGTTGCTTCCCCAACCTTCCATGTTAAAGATTTGACCATAACCTTGTTTGAGCATGCCTTTTAAAGCGACTTGCGAACCCAGCATCGTACCTAAAATATTGGTTGAAACAGCCGCGTTTAATTCATCAGGTTGAAGATCAATAAAGTCTTTTGTTGGATGGCAGCTTCCCGCATTATTAATCCAAACATTTACATGTCCAAAATGTTCAATTGCACTATTCCAAAGGGTTTGTACGTCGGAAATTTGAGTCACATCGCAGCATAGACCCATAAATTTTTCTTTATTGAAATGAGTTTCTAGGTGGGTGAGGGCATGATTTAAGTGCTCTGAATTTCGTCCAGCAATCACAACTGAACATTCCAACTTTAAAAAAGCTTCAGCGAGTGCCAAACCAATACCTTTGGTACTTCCTGTAATGACTACACAACAAACATCGCTTTTAGATAAACTCATTGAAATCTCTATATAAAAATTAGAATGTTATTGACTGACTCTATGCAAATGAGTAGTTTGCTCTTTTAATAAAAGTAGATAGATAATTGATAAACTTATCATCGAAAGATTCATTACGATAGGGTTGTAAGGCAAGATAAGCGTAGAAGGGATTAAGACGCCAATTAAAACAAGTAGCCCGAGTAAGCCTAAAATACTTAAATAATGAATATATTTGTGACTAGAAAAGAGAAAGAGTAAACCAAAAATAATTTCGGCTATACCGCTCGCATGGCCTGCAAGTTTCGCATTCTCTAAAGACAATCCCATCCATTGCCACACAAAGATTTCATCTGAGTTAATAAAAAGTAGTTTAGGAACCAGTCCTTGATAAATCCATAGAAAAGCGAGTACAACGTTTATAAATTTGAAGACTCTCATATTTGTCATTAAAACTACTCTAAGGCTTTAAAAATTATTAATTTACTTTAGCTTATTATCTTTAGGTTTATTTGTTTATTCAAGTGTTATGGGGGCAGGCTTTGCTTTATTACGAAATTATTATTTAAAATATTTCAATAGCTTAAAAATATTCAGGGTGCAATGAAAGTCTATTATTAAACATAGGAGAGGCTGCTCCTATGTTTTTTAGCTTATGGTTCGCTCACTAATCTTGATATATTTTTCAAAAGAATATTTCTTAAAAATACCTTATGGTACTCATCTGTATTTTTGTTCGAATATTGGACTAAATATCCATTCAATTGGGTAATTATAATAAGGGCTCTTTCTTTATACTCTTCTGATGATATTTTTGTGTGTATTGGGAGAATAATTTTATATATAAGTTCAAAGTTATACTTTTGTAGTATTGTCAAAGCTTCATGTACATAAGGTAGATGATCAGAAATAGAAAAAAATTCTTTAAATGTGTTTGTAATTATAGGCTGTTCTATCTCATAAATTATATTGCTAATGATACCCATAAAACGATGAAGAGGGAGTTCGGCTGAATTCAAAGAAATTAAATGTTCGATTCGATTTATATAATCAGAAATTAACTTTTTAAGTAAGGCTTTTAATAACGTATCTTTATTCTTAAAGTAATGTTGTAATGTACTTAGACTTATATCAGATTGGTTTGCAACTCCTCTCATACTAAAACCTGAATAGCCTTTAGTAAAAAATACTATTTCAGCATTTTTTAAAATTTGCTTTATTCTTTCTTGTCCTTTAATTGTAGTAAAAGACTTCTTTCCATTTTCGGTATCAAAAGTATCAATTTTGATCATTATCCAGCCTGTAGCTAAAATTAAAAAACAAATCGCATTTTAAACCATGAATTTATAAAAATATAAATAAAATATAAAAAAACTATTAATATAATTATAGGTCTATTGACCTAAATGTGATTAACAATAGGTCGGGTGACATAAATAAAATGAAAAAAATAGGTCAGATGACTTATTTTATCTTTTTTGGAAAGTTGAACGATAGGTCAACTTATCTATTTGAATAATTAGGTAAATATTATTATTTTTTAAATTTTTAAATTATTGTATTTAAAAGAGTAATTCTTTGTTTATGCTTAATTATTATGCATATGTCATTTGTTTGAAAAAATATAATTTATAGTATTGTAGATAGGAATTAAGAGTTTTTTATGAATTATTTATATTACTTAAAATTTGAAATTTAAATAAAACAGCATTGTCTTTTTGTAATCTATGTATACAAGTTAAATAATTGTTATTAAATTGTGAAAAGAATCACACAATGGTAAATATGTAGTTTGTTTTGTATATAAAACAAATGGGCGGCATTTTATTTTTCGAGTCTGATTCATTTTGTTCTGCAAATTTAATCATTATATATGTAGGTTATGAATATGAAAAAAATTCAGAAATCACTTCTTGCAGTATTAATAGTTGCTGGTTACGCAGTAAATACTCAAGCAGCTGTTACTGGCCAAGTTGACGTTAAATTAAATGTTTCAACTGGCTGTACTGTAGGCGGTAGTCAAACTGAAGGAAATATGAACAAGTTTGGTACTTTAGATTTTGGTAAAACTTCTGGTACTTGGAATAACGTTTTGACAGCTGAAGTAGCTTCTGCTGCAAGCGGCGGTGACATTTCAGTAACTTGTGATGGCACTGATCCTGTTGATTTTACAGTTGCAATTGATGGCGGTGAACGTACAGACCGTACTTTAAAAAATACGGCATCTGCTGATTTAGTTAACTATAACGTTTATCGCGATGCTGCACGTACAAACCTTTATGTTGTTAATCAACCTCAACAATTTAGTGCTGTAGGTGGCGAAGCTACAGCCGTACCAGTTTTCGGTGCAATTGCTCCAAATACAGGTACAGCAAAAGCTCAAGGTGACTATACAGATACTTTGTTAGTTACAGTAAATTTCTAATTTATAAGAAATAATTAATTGAGTGGCAGGTTTGCTCATCATTGAGTAAGCCTGTTTTAAATGGAGAGAAGATGATACTCGGTCGTGCTTTTGCATTTATATCTTTCAGTTTTTTTGTTTCTTCAGTTAATGCGGGTGAAATTGGGGCTAAATTAAATACACAAATTGAATTATTACCCTCTTGTTCTATAAATGGTCAAATCGTTGAGAATAATACTGTAAATTTAAACTTTGGTAATATCGATTTTGGAGAGGTAAGCTCTGCTTTTAGTGGTGTGTTAGATGCGAGCTTAGTTAATAATGGTAATGCTGGTTTTCAGATTCAGT
This region of Acinetobacter sp. XS-4 genomic DNA includes:
- the gltS gene encoding sodium/glutamate symporter, whose product is MEFVFNGFYTLISAVIVLLLGRFLVNRIDFLKRYNIPEPVAGGLVAAVISLLVHTLWGYCIVFSSELQTSFMLVFFASIGLSANFMKLKEGGMALVIFLVCVASFIVVQNAVGMSLATLLGLDPLIGLIAGSITLTGGHGTAGAWGEILETQHGIQGALALGMASATFGLIIGGVIGGPLAKLLINRYNLAQPKTNAEIQQRDGQVEHNSDDLAPFENPHQVRLITADNAITTLGMFAACLAFAEFMTGFSKGTWFELPTFVWALGGGVILRNILESVLKIDIFDRAIDVFGNASLSLYLAMALLSLKLWQLADLAGPLVVILGAQTITMALYAAFVTFRVMGKNYDAAVLSAGHCGFGMGATPTAVANMQAITNMYGPSHKAFLIVPLCGAFFVDLINATVIQLMLKFVV
- a CDS encoding monovalent cation:proton antiporter-2 (CPA2) family protein gives rise to the protein MSSEAHSISLVAPVVLLAAAVIAVPIFKRIGLGSVLGYLIAGLIIGPFGFAFFQDSTAILHIAELGIVMYLFLIGLEMQPSHLWSLRREIFGLGTLQIIICALALTGVGLLFGFTWQVAFIGAAGFVLTSTAIVMQLLGDRGDLTQPRGQKIVAILLFEDLLIVPLLAIVAFMAPNHVVESTSVRLENIGIGLLAIAGLIAAGYWLLNPLFRLLAAAKAREVMTAAALLVVLGAALLMQVSGLSMAMGAFLAGVLLSESTFRHQIEADIEPFRGILLGLFFLGVGMSLDLSVVAQNWQLIVSGVIALMFAKALMIYIVARLTKSPHTEALDRALLMAQGGEFAFVLFSAALSAQVIDSTVKSNLTAIVVLSMVLTPIVGILFKRFTQTKADVSLENVNIAEGLSGSVLMIGFGRFGQVTSQLLLARGVDVTIIDNNTDMIQNAEKFGFKIYYGDGCRLDILHASGAATAQAIVVCVDSKETTNRIVELVTHEFPLAKLLVRSYDREHSLHLVKQKVDFMIRETFESAIKFGGVILQELGVDEDEVERITEEIRDLDNERFETEIAADDVNAGVGMQYTHTHPRPTAPLIRPKREGRLLNKEDNSASES
- a CDS encoding SDR family oxidoreductase produces the protein MSLSKSDVCCVVITGSTKGIGLALAEAFLKLECSVVIAGRNSEHLNHALTHLETHFNKEKFMGLCCDVTQISDVQTLWNSAIEHFGHVNVWINNAGSCHPTKDFIDLQPDELNAAVSTNILGTMLGSQVALKGMLKQGYGQIFNMEGWGSNGEWSAGMTPYATTKRAVSYFSKALYKETISTSILTGTLSPGMVATDLLVSSWTNGNIQNWKKMKRLFFFVIDSPEVVCAYLAKQIMQNKKANRRIAWITPWKLFLRFLQPYYWRRNPVKGTALEHL
- a CDS encoding DoxX-like family protein; the protein is MTNMRVFKFINVVLAFLWIYQGLVPKLLFINSDEIFVWQWMGLSLENAKLAGHASGIAEIIFGLLFLFSSHKYIHYLSILGLLGLLVLIGVLIPSTLILPYNPIVMNLSMISLSIIYLLLLKEQTTHLHRVSQ
- a CDS encoding TetR/AcrR family transcriptional regulator; protein product: MIKIDTFDTENGKKSFTTIKGQERIKQILKNAEIVFFTKGYSGFSMRGVANQSDISLSTLQHYFKNKDTLLKALLKKLISDYINRIEHLISLNSAELPLHRFMGIISNIIYEIEQPIITNTFKEFFSISDHLPYVHEALTILQKYNFELIYKIILPIHTKISSEEYKERALIIITQLNGYLVQYSNKNTDEYHKVFLRNILLKNISRLVSEP
- a CDS encoding spore coat U domain-containing protein, with product MKKIQKSLLAVLIVAGYAVNTQAAVTGQVDVKLNVSTGCTVGGSQTEGNMNKFGTLDFGKTSGTWNNVLTAEVASAASGGDISVTCDGTDPVDFTVAIDGGERTDRTLKNTASADLVNYNVYRDAARTNLYVVNQPQQFSAVGGEATAVPVFGAIAPNTGTAKAQGDYTDTLLVTVNF